From one Cyanobacterium stanieri PCC 7202 genomic stretch:
- a CDS encoding hypothetical protein (PFAM: Conserved nitrate reductase-associated protein (Nitr_red_assoc)~TIGRFAM: conserved hypothetical protein~InterPro IPR013481~KEGG: cyh:Cyan8802_4096 hypothetical protein~PFAM: Conserved hypothetical protein CHP02664, nitrate reductase-associated~SPTR: Putative uncharacterized protein) yields the protein MTDFFQFEADFVESLRCIPLLVRMKLDTCGVKLKLNHWHEFTLEEREILVNKSCSTPSQAQEYGDLLQQLVYQKTGEYAKTLTIDPHPLWQKKEIIPSQIVEKAQEFDITIDINKWAELTDLQRFALIKLSRPSHENRNFLPALKEFGLA from the coding sequence TGATTTTTTTCAATTTGAAGCGGATTTCGTAGAGTCTTTACGGTGTATTCCCTTGTTAGTCAGAATGAAACTAGACACCTGCGGAGTAAAATTAAAACTCAATCATTGGCATGAATTCACCCTCGAAGAAAGAGAAATATTAGTCAATAAATCCTGCTCGACTCCTTCTCAGGCTCAAGAATATGGAGATTTATTACAGCAATTAGTATATCAAAAGACGGGAGAATATGCAAAAACTTTGACCATTGATCCTCATCCTTTATGGCAAAAAAAAGAGATTATACCATCTCAAATTGTAGAAAAAGCTCAAGAATTTGATATTACAATAGATATTAATAAGTGGGCGGAATTAACAGATTTACAAAGGTTTGCCTTAATAAAATTGAGTCGCCCTAGCCACGAAAACCGAAATTTTTTACCCGCCCTCAAAGAGTTTGGTTTGGCTTAA
- a CDS encoding SsrA-binding protein (PFAM: SmpB protein~TIGRFAM: SsrA-binding protein~COGs: COG0691 tmRNA-binding protein~InterPro IPR000037:IPR020081~KEGG: syp:SYNPCC7002_A1351 SsrA-binding protein~PFAM: SmpB protein~SPTR: SsrA-binding protein;~TIGRFAM: SsrA-binding protein): MAEKKPIKVISDNRQARYLYEILDTYEAGIQLGGTEVKSVRAGKVNLRDGYCLIRNGEAWLMNVHIAPHQTAGQYFNHEPKRDRKLLLHKKEINKLIGLLEQKGLTLIPLKMYIKGDWIKVSLGLGKGKKLHDKRETIKRRDDERQMARMMKRY; this comes from the coding sequence ATGGCAGAAAAAAAACCAATTAAAGTTATAAGTGATAATCGTCAGGCGAGATACCTATATGAGATTTTAGATACCTATGAAGCAGGGATTCAGCTAGGCGGTACTGAGGTAAAATCCGTTAGGGCTGGAAAAGTGAACTTGAGAGATGGATATTGTTTAATTCGTAACGGCGAAGCATGGTTGATGAATGTTCATATCGCACCCCATCAAACCGCAGGACAGTATTTTAACCATGAGCCTAAGCGCGATCGCAAATTATTGTTACACAAAAAGGAAATCAATAAATTAATCGGTTTATTAGAGCAAAAAGGATTAACCCTGATTCCTCTGAAAATGTACATCAAAGGAGATTGGATTAAAGTGAGTCTTGGTTTAGGTAAGGGTAAGAAACTCCATGATAAACGGGAAACTATCAAACGTCGTGATGATGAGCGACAAATGGCAAGGATGATGAAACGATATTAA
- a CDS encoding aspartyl/glutamyl-tRNA(Asn/Gln) amidotransferase subunit A (PFAM: Amidase~TIGRFAM: aspartyl/glutamyl-tRNA(Asn/Gln) amidotransferase, A subunit~COGs: COG0154 Asp-tRNAAsn/Glu-tRNAGln amidotransferase A subunit and related amidase~InterPro IPR004412:IPR000120:IPR020556~KEGG: mar:MAE_11950 aspartyl/glutamyl-tRNA amidotransferase subunit A~PFAM: Amidase~PRIAM: Amidase~SPTR: Glutamyl-tRNA(Gln) amidotransferase subunit A;~TIGRFAM: glutamyl-tRNA(Gln) amidotransferase, A subunit): MASISQLHKQLINKERSAVEIAQEYLNTIEKLEPQIKSYLHITKDLALNTAQKVDEKIARGEEIGTLEGIPIAVKDNMSTKGIPTTCGSKILEGFTPSYESTVTQKLHDQGAVILGKTNLDEFAMGSSTENSGYQITANPWDTTRVPGGSSGGSAAAVAADECVVSLGSDTGGSIRQPASLCGVVGLKPTYGLVSRFGLVAYASSLDQIGPFAHTVEDAAVLLKAIAGYDSKDSTSLKVEIPDYTKSFTTDLKGLKVGIIRETFGEGLDNVVAEAVNQGIKELEKLGAQVKEISCPRFRYGLPVYYIIAPSEASANLARYDAVKYGIRSQADNLMDMYTQTRAQGFGKEVKRRIMLGTYALSAGYYDAYYLKAQKVRTLIKQDFDNAFADVDVLISPTSPTTAFKAGEKTDDPLTMYLSDLMTIPVNLAGLPGMSIPCGFDGQNLPIGMQLIGNVLREDVLFKVGYAFQQATDWHTKSPNLG; the protein is encoded by the coding sequence ATGGCTTCCATTTCCCAGTTACACAAACAGCTTATCAATAAAGAACGTTCAGCGGTAGAAATTGCCCAAGAATATCTCAACACCATCGAAAAATTAGAACCCCAAATAAAAAGCTATCTTCATATCACCAAGGATTTAGCCCTAAACACCGCCCAAAAAGTGGATGAAAAAATTGCTAGGGGAGAAGAAATAGGCACCCTAGAGGGCATTCCCATCGCCGTTAAGGATAATATGTCCACCAAGGGCATTCCCACCACCTGCGGTTCAAAAATCCTCGAAGGTTTTACCCCCAGCTATGAATCCACCGTTACCCAAAAACTCCATGATCAAGGGGCGGTCATTTTGGGTAAAACTAACTTAGATGAGTTTGCCATGGGAAGCTCTACGGAAAATTCTGGTTATCAAATAACTGCCAATCCTTGGGATACCACCCGAGTGCCGGGAGGCTCTTCTGGAGGCTCTGCGGCCGCCGTGGCGGCAGATGAATGTGTGGTTTCGTTAGGATCTGACACTGGGGGTTCAATCCGTCAACCTGCCTCTTTGTGTGGGGTTGTGGGCTTAAAGCCTACCTATGGCTTGGTGTCTCGTTTTGGTTTAGTTGCCTATGCTTCCTCCCTCGATCAAATCGGGCCTTTTGCCCACACCGTCGAGGATGCAGCTGTTTTATTAAAGGCGATCGCAGGTTATGACTCCAAAGACTCTACTAGCTTAAAAGTAGAAATCCCCGACTATACCAAATCCTTTACCACCGACTTAAAAGGTTTAAAAGTGGGCATCATCCGAGAAACCTTTGGGGAAGGATTGGATAACGTAGTCGCCGAAGCCGTTAACCAAGGCATCAAAGAATTAGAAAAACTGGGTGCGCAGGTAAAAGAAATTTCCTGCCCCCGCTTCCGCTATGGTTTGCCTGTTTACTACATCATCGCACCCAGTGAAGCCTCAGCCAACCTTGCCCGTTACGATGCAGTAAAATATGGCATCAGAAGCCAAGCTGATAACCTGATGGATATGTATACCCAAACCAGGGCGCAAGGATTTGGTAAGGAGGTAAAACGCCGTATCATGTTGGGTACTTATGCCCTTTCTGCAGGTTATTATGACGCTTATTATCTCAAAGCCCAAAAAGTTAGAACTTTAATCAAACAAGACTTTGACAATGCCTTTGCAGATGTGGATGTGCTAATCTCTCCCACCTCTCCCACCACCGCCTTTAAAGCCGGGGAAAAAACTGATGATCCCCTTACCATGTATTTATCGGATTTAATGACTATCCCTGTTAATCTCGCAGGTTTACCCGGCATGAGTATCCCTTGCGGTTTTGATGGTCAAAATTTACCCATCGGTATGCAGTTAATT